A genome region from Nocardia sp. NBC_00565 includes the following:
- the egtA gene encoding ergothioneine biosynthesis glutamate--cysteine ligase EgtA codes for MAVTLEHPQRVTALEHGELSSRAAAEAYIEKICFKLGPPTLIGAELEWLTVQGECSPSGPSAAPRPQLAALVAALGPYAPRSIAPDSPALSLPGGSRVTLEPGGQIELSSAPFAAAAQLCEGLQSDARMLRDLLESRSIRTISAAADADRRPKRVLRLPRYRAMEQSFSGIGPFGKLMMCNTAATQVSVDAGADRAEVTARWTALYTIGPALLAAFACSPELHGAPAGTWVSQRMRTWLRLDHARTRPAVESWPDPLRGYARWALDVPLLCVRHPNGVAAEGDGHGWSAPPEATFADWLSGALDDEIGRRPDVGDLDYHLTTLFPPVRASGHLEVRYLDAQPDDDWTVPIHVFDALLSAPAVIAEATAIAAPLAGRWLDAARCGLADPEIQEAAVALLSLAAAHAASPAAAHEIESAAERCRSGRTPTDELVSRSADSNGVVP; via the coding sequence ATGGCGGTCACGCTCGAACACCCGCAGCGGGTCACCGCGCTCGAACACGGTGAACTGTCCTCGCGGGCCGCGGCCGAGGCCTATATCGAAAAAATCTGTTTCAAGTTGGGCCCACCTACGCTCATCGGCGCCGAACTCGAGTGGCTCACCGTGCAGGGTGAGTGTTCGCCGTCAGGTCCATCCGCCGCACCCCGCCCGCAGCTGGCTGCACTCGTGGCTGCACTCGGACCGTACGCACCACGGTCCATTGCCCCCGATTCACCGGCACTCTCGCTGCCAGGGGGCAGCCGGGTCACCCTCGAACCCGGCGGTCAAATCGAACTCTCCAGCGCTCCGTTCGCCGCTGCCGCGCAGCTGTGCGAGGGCCTGCAATCCGACGCTCGGATGCTGCGGGATCTACTCGAATCCCGATCCATTCGCACCATCTCCGCCGCCGCCGACGCGGACCGCCGCCCCAAACGGGTACTGCGGTTACCGCGCTATCGCGCCATGGAACAGTCCTTCAGCGGTATCGGCCCGTTCGGCAAGCTGATGATGTGCAATACCGCCGCGACCCAGGTCAGCGTCGACGCCGGTGCGGATCGCGCCGAGGTCACCGCTCGCTGGACCGCGCTGTACACGATCGGCCCCGCACTGCTTGCGGCATTCGCCTGCTCACCCGAATTGCACGGCGCACCGGCGGGAACGTGGGTGTCGCAGCGCATGCGGACCTGGTTGCGCCTCGACCATGCCCGCACCCGTCCGGCGGTGGAATCCTGGCCGGATCCGCTCAGGGGCTATGCGCGCTGGGCCCTGGATGTCCCGCTGCTGTGTGTTCGTCACCCCAATGGTGTAGCCGCCGAGGGCGATGGTCATGGCTGGTCAGCGCCGCCGGAAGCGACCTTCGCGGACTGGTTGTCCGGTGCGCTGGACGACGAGATCGGTCGCCGTCCCGATGTCGGTGATCTCGACTATCACCTGACCACCCTGTTCCCGCCGGTCCGCGCCTCGGGACATCTGGAGGTCCGCTACCTCGACGCCCAGCCGGACGACGACTGGACCGTCCCGATCCACGTATTCGACGCACTGCTGTCGGCCCCGGCCGTGATCGCCGAGGCGACCGCGATCGCCGCGCCACTCGCGGGCCGGTGGCTCGACGCGGCTCGCTGTGGGCTGGCCGATCCCGAGATCCAGGAGGCCGCCGTCGCATTGCTGAGCCTGGCCGCGGCCCACGCGGCGAGTCCGGCGGCGGCCCACGAGATCGAATCCGCGGCCGAGCGATGTCGCAGCGGTCGCACCCCGACCGATGAACTCGTTTCGCGCAGTGCGGATTCCAATGGGGTCGTCCCGTGA
- the egtC gene encoding ergothioneine biosynthesis protein EgtC: protein MCRHLGYLGPQVRVGDMLTLGSHSLRTQAWAPRDMRGGGTINADGFGVAWWRDADDDSVTVSRYRNPAPIWTDPAVEEVLPQLESWAVLASIRSATVGMPVERNACAPFTDGRWAFSHNGVVPDWRRTLGAVAEEFGSTATELGAGQLFEPMRLLETESATDSATLWVILRGLLSTGAPDGSWAAAPAALSLLVAAILDRAPDARLNFLLGDGQQLWATTGYHSLSALVTDDFAILSSEPFDDDPRWQPIPDRQLVSARPGALSVTPLLAVPSTKGSLL from the coding sequence ATGTGCCGACACCTCGGTTACCTCGGCCCGCAAGTGCGGGTGGGTGACATGCTGACGCTCGGGTCGCATTCGCTGCGGACGCAGGCGTGGGCGCCACGGGATATGCGGGGCGGTGGGACGATCAATGCCGACGGGTTCGGTGTGGCCTGGTGGCGGGATGCCGATGACGATTCGGTGACCGTCAGCCGGTACCGCAATCCCGCACCCATCTGGACCGATCCGGCGGTGGAAGAGGTTCTCCCGCAATTGGAATCGTGGGCGGTGCTGGCCTCGATCAGGTCGGCCACCGTGGGCATGCCGGTCGAGCGGAATGCCTGCGCGCCGTTCACCGATGGCCGCTGGGCGTTCAGTCACAACGGCGTGGTGCCCGACTGGCGCCGCACGCTCGGTGCGGTGGCCGAGGAATTCGGCTCCACCGCAACCGAACTCGGCGCGGGTCAGCTGTTCGAGCCGATGCGGTTGCTGGAGACCGAATCCGCGACCGATTCGGCAACGCTCTGGGTCATCCTGCGCGGCCTGCTGTCCACCGGCGCACCGGACGGTTCGTGGGCGGCGGCCCCGGCGGCCTTGAGTCTGCTCGTCGCCGCGATCCTGGACCGAGCCCCGGACGCCAGACTGAATTTCCTACTCGGCGACGGCCAACAGCTGTGGGCGACCACCGGGTACCACTCGCTATCCGCGCTGGTCACCGACGATTTCGCCATCCTTTCCTCCGAACCCTTCGACGACGACCCCCGCTGGCAGCCGATTCCGGATCGCCAGCTGGTCAGCGCCCGCCCCGGTGCGCTCTCCGTGACACCTTTGCTCGCTGTTCCAAGCACGAAAGGCTCGCTGTTATGA
- the egtB gene encoding ergothioneine biosynthesis protein EgtB, with protein sequence MTIQHPATDHSGTEQLRDRIAEVLARARDRTIGLTTLDEEELVAQHSRLMSPLVWDLAHIGNQEELWLVRDVGGREPVRADIDELYDAFKHARAHRPELPLLDPSQARDYVGTVRDKVWDVLDTSALRGDPLVDGGFAFGMIAQHEQQHDETMLATHQLRTGPAVLAAPAPPAAATPVSGEVVIPAGEFAMGTSTDPWALDNERPAHPVHVPAFAIDVAPVTNEQYLAFIADGGYERPELWSERGWAHRQEAGLVAPQFWERDPGGHWWRRGFGVMAPVRPQQPVVHVCWFEAEAYATWAGKRLPTEAEWEKAARFDPATGASRRYPWGDTEPDSATANLGQRHLEPADVGAYPAGASPAGVHQLIGDVWEWTASGFAPYPGFRAFPYAEYSDVFFGGDYRVLRGGSFGTDPVACRGTFRNWDHPIRRQIFAGFRLARDLRQGEGE encoded by the coding sequence GTGACTATTCAGCACCCCGCAACCGACCATTCCGGCACCGAACAGTTGCGTGACCGGATCGCCGAAGTGCTCGCCCGCGCACGGGATCGCACCATCGGCCTCACCACCCTCGATGAAGAAGAGCTGGTCGCGCAGCATTCGCGACTGATGAGCCCGCTCGTCTGGGATCTCGCCCATATCGGCAATCAAGAAGAACTGTGGCTGGTTCGCGATGTCGGCGGCCGCGAACCCGTGCGCGCCGATATCGATGAGCTGTACGACGCGTTCAAACACGCCCGCGCCCATCGCCCCGAGCTGCCGCTGCTCGATCCGTCCCAGGCCCGGGATTATGTCGGCACCGTGCGCGACAAGGTGTGGGATGTGTTGGACACCAGTGCTTTACGCGGTGATCCGCTGGTCGACGGCGGATTCGCCTTCGGCATGATCGCCCAGCACGAGCAGCAGCACGACGAAACCATGCTCGCCACCCATCAATTGCGCACCGGCCCCGCCGTGCTGGCCGCGCCCGCCCCGCCCGCGGCGGCCACTCCGGTCAGCGGTGAAGTTGTCATTCCCGCAGGCGAATTCGCCATGGGCACCTCGACCGACCCGTGGGCACTGGACAATGAGCGGCCCGCGCATCCGGTGCACGTGCCCGCCTTCGCCATCGACGTCGCGCCGGTCACCAACGAGCAGTACCTGGCCTTCATCGCCGATGGCGGTTACGAACGGCCCGAGCTGTGGTCCGAACGCGGTTGGGCGCACCGGCAGGAGGCGGGCCTGGTCGCGCCACAATTCTGGGAGCGCGATCCGGGCGGCCACTGGTGGCGGCGAGGATTCGGCGTGATGGCCCCGGTACGTCCGCAACAGCCGGTGGTGCACGTCTGCTGGTTCGAGGCCGAGGCCTATGCCACCTGGGCGGGCAAGCGCCTGCCTACCGAGGCGGAATGGGAGAAGGCGGCCCGGTTCGACCCGGCGACCGGAGCGTCGCGCCGCTATCCGTGGGGCGATACCGAACCTGATTCCGCCACCGCGAATCTCGGCCAGCGCCACCTGGAACCCGCCGATGTCGGCGCGTATCCGGCGGGTGCGTCACCGGCCGGGGTGCACCAGTTGATCGGCGACGTATGGGAGTGGACGGCATCGGGTTTCGCCCCGTACCCCGGCTTCCGCGCCTTCCCCTACGCCGAATACTCCGACGTCTTCTTCGGTGGCGACTACCGAGTACTGCGCGGTGGCTCCTTCGGCACCGATCCGGTCGCCTGCCGTGGCACCTTCCGCAACTGGGATCACCCGATCCGCCGTCAGATCTTCGCGGGCTTCCGGCTGGCCCGCGATCTGCGACAAGGCGAGGGCGAGTGA
- a CDS encoding aminotransferase class V-fold PLP-dependent enzyme, which produces MLDEKRVRADTPGCASGSEPGLVFLDSAGSSLPPRIVLDAVIGHLRREAEIGGYRAANERLADLDAVKTAIGTLINAAPSSIALSDSATRSWSDFYYSVPLAPGDRILISGADYASNAIAALQRAKATGAVVEPIPSDGTGQIDLDALAEMVDERVKLVSVLHAPTNGGLVNPATEATRIAHSVGALVLLDACQSAGQLPIDVAELDVDALSVTGRKWLRGPRGTGFLYVRPELAASMEPQRLDLHSAQWTGPNEYTLHPDASRFEFWECDVAARLGLGAAVRYLLELGPEDVYAAIAARAEHLRKSLPQISGVTVRDIGIRHSGIVSFTVDGTSAVEVRDRLAAQNITVTVSHASSTLLDMTSRGLDSVVRASPHCFVGFDELDRFVAAVAAL; this is translated from the coding sequence ATGCTGGACGAGAAGCGCGTACGTGCCGATACACCGGGCTGCGCGTCCGGTTCCGAACCGGGTCTGGTTTTCCTCGACAGCGCGGGATCCTCGCTACCGCCGCGGATCGTCCTGGACGCGGTGATCGGCCATCTGCGGCGCGAAGCCGAGATCGGCGGCTATCGGGCGGCGAACGAACGCCTCGCCGACCTCGACGCGGTGAAAACCGCCATCGGCACGCTCATCAACGCCGCCCCGAGCAGTATCGCGCTCAGCGACAGCGCCACTCGCTCCTGGTCCGATTTCTACTACTCCGTCCCGCTGGCACCCGGCGACCGGATCCTCATCTCCGGCGCCGACTACGCGAGCAATGCCATCGCGGCGCTGCAGCGGGCCAAGGCCACCGGCGCGGTCGTCGAGCCGATTCCCAGCGACGGCACCGGCCAGATCGATCTCGACGCGCTCGCCGAGATGGTCGACGAACGTGTGAAGCTGGTGTCGGTGCTGCACGCCCCGACCAACGGTGGCCTGGTAAACCCCGCCACCGAGGCCACCAGGATCGCGCATTCGGTCGGCGCGCTCGTCCTGCTCGATGCCTGTCAGTCGGCTGGGCAACTACCGATCGATGTGGCCGAGCTGGACGTCGACGCGCTCTCGGTCACCGGCCGCAAATGGCTGCGTGGGCCGCGCGGCACCGGATTCCTCTATGTGCGACCGGAATTGGCCGCATCGATGGAGCCACAACGCCTCGACTTGCACAGCGCGCAGTGGACCGGGCCCAACGAGTACACCCTGCACCCCGACGCGAGCCGCTTCGAATTCTGGGAATGCGATGTCGCCGCGCGCCTCGGTCTCGGTGCCGCCGTGCGGTACCTGCTCGAGCTCGGCCCCGAGGACGTCTACGCGGCGATCGCGGCGCGTGCCGAACACCTGCGCAAATCACTGCCCCAGATATCCGGAGTTACGGTGCGCGATATCGGCATTCGGCACAGCGGTATCGTCTCGTTCACGGTCGACGGGACCTCCGCCGTCGAGGTGCGGGATCGGCTCGCGGCGCAGAACATCACCGTGACCGTCAGCCACGCCAGCTCCACGCTGCTCGACATGACCTCGCGCGGACTGGATTCCGTGGTCCGGGCCTCCCCGCACTGCTTCGTCGGCTTCGATGAGCTGGACCGGTTCGTGGCCGCCGTGGCCGCGCTCTGA
- a CDS encoding ribose-phosphate diphosphokinase produces the protein MTASWIDNQKNLMLFAGRAHPELAEQVAKELDVHVTPQTARDFANGEIFVRFEESVRGSDAFVLQSFPAPLNQWLMEQLIMIDALKRGSAKRITAVLPFYPYARQDKKHRGREPISARLVADLLKTAGADRIITVDLHTDQIQGFFDGPVDHMHAQLQLAEYVRNNYTLDHITVVSPDSGRVRVAEKWADSLGGSPLAFIHKTRDPLVPNQIKANRVVGAVEGRTCILIDDMIDTGGTIAGAVKVLKEAGAGDVVIAATHGVLSDPAAERLANCGAKEVVVTNTLPISEDKKFPQLTVLSIAPLLARTIREVFENGSVTGLFNGNA, from the coding sequence GTGACCGCGTCATGGATCGACAACCAGAAGAACTTGATGCTCTTCGCGGGACGCGCACATCCTGAGCTGGCCGAGCAGGTCGCCAAGGAACTCGACGTCCACGTCACCCCGCAGACCGCGCGCGACTTCGCCAACGGTGAAATCTTCGTCCGTTTCGAGGAATCCGTGCGCGGCTCGGATGCCTTTGTGCTGCAGAGCTTTCCGGCCCCGCTGAACCAGTGGCTGATGGAACAGCTCATCATGATCGACGCGCTCAAGCGCGGCTCGGCCAAGCGGATCACCGCGGTGCTGCCGTTCTACCCCTACGCCCGTCAGGACAAGAAGCACCGCGGCCGTGAGCCCATCTCCGCCCGCCTCGTCGCCGATCTGCTCAAGACCGCGGGCGCGGACCGCATCATCACCGTCGACCTGCACACCGATCAGATCCAGGGCTTCTTCGACGGCCCGGTCGATCACATGCACGCCCAGCTGCAGCTGGCCGAGTACGTGCGCAACAACTACACCCTCGACCACATCACCGTGGTCTCCCCCGACTCCGGTCGCGTGCGCGTCGCCGAGAAGTGGGCCGATTCGCTCGGCGGCTCCCCGCTGGCGTTCATCCACAAGACCCGCGACCCGCTGGTGCCCAATCAGATCAAGGCCAACCGCGTGGTCGGTGCGGTCGAGGGCCGCACCTGCATCCTGATCGACGACATGATCGACACCGGTGGCACCATCGCCGGCGCGGTCAAGGTGCTCAAGGAGGCCGGTGCCGGTGACGTGGTCATCGCCGCGACACACGGCGTACTGAGCGATCCGGCCGCCGAGCGCCTGGCCAACTGTGGCGCCAAGGAGGTCGTGGTCACCAATACGCTGCCGATCAGCGAGGACAAGAAGTTCCCCCAGCTGACCGTGCTGTCGATCGCGCCGCTGCTGGCGCGCACCATCCGCGAGGTCTTCGAGAACGGTTCGGTCACCGGACTTTTCAACGGCAACGCTTGA
- a CDS encoding TetR/AcrR family transcriptional regulator: protein MTGTQRRQQLIEIGRALFAERGYDATSIEEIAQRAQVSKPVVYEHFGGKEGLYAVVVDREMSMLLDMITSSLTQNRSRIRLEQVALALLTYIEERTDGFRILVRDQPAATAEGRYSSLLNEATNQVAHILAGDFERRGFDTSLTGLYAQALVGMVSTAATWWLDERKPSKEVVAAHLVNLCWNGLSHLEAEPRLSSEWRAGTGD, encoded by the coding sequence ATGACAGGGACCCAGCGGCGGCAGCAGTTGATCGAGATCGGTCGCGCGTTGTTCGCCGAGCGGGGATACGACGCGACATCGATCGAGGAGATCGCACAGCGGGCCCAGGTCTCCAAACCCGTGGTGTACGAACACTTCGGCGGTAAAGAGGGGCTCTACGCGGTGGTCGTGGACCGCGAGATGTCGATGCTGCTGGACATGATCACCTCCTCGCTGACTCAGAATCGGTCCAGGATCCGGCTCGAACAGGTCGCGCTCGCGCTGCTGACCTATATCGAGGAACGGACCGACGGATTCCGAATCCTGGTGCGCGACCAGCCCGCCGCGACTGCGGAGGGCCGTTACTCGAGCCTGCTCAACGAGGCCACCAACCAGGTCGCGCACATCCTCGCCGGGGATTTCGAACGCCGCGGCTTCGATACCAGCCTGACCGGTCTGTACGCGCAGGCGTTGGTCGGCATGGTGTCGACCGCAGCAACCTGGTGGCTCGACGAGCGCAAACCGTCCAAAGAGGTGGTGGCGGCGCACCTGGTGAACCTGTGCTGGAACGGGCTCAGTCATCTGGAGGCCGAGCCGCGGCTCAGCTCGGAATGGCGCGCCGGTACAGGGGACTGA
- the glmU gene encoding bifunctional UDP-N-acetylglucosamine diphosphorylase/glucosamine-1-phosphate N-acetyltransferase GlmU — protein MPQQTAVVVLAAGAGTRMRSKTPKVLHSLAGRSMLAHALHAANEIDPAFLITVVGHDREQVGAAVADVATELGREIMTAIQEEQLGTGHAVQCALAAVPDDFTGDLLVTSADVPLLDGHTLSALLDEHRSYADRSAVTVLTFVPGDPNGYGRIVRNADRQVTEIVEHADATPEQSAITEVNSGVYAFDAAVLRTMIGRLSTANAQHELYLTDVLRLAREAGHPVHGARLIDAAKVTGVNDRVQMSQAARTLNRYILERHMRAGVTIIDPASTWVDASVRIARDAEIRPGVQLLGGTVIGEDAVIGPDSTLTDVVVGDGARVVRTHGDQAVIGPGANIGPFSYLRPGTIVGDSGKLGAFVETKNASIGAHSKVPHLTYVGDATIGEHSNIGASSVFVNYDGVKKHHTVVGSHVRTGSDTMFVAPVTVGDGAYTAAGTVLRRSVPPGALAVSGGPQKNIEGWVQRHRPGTDAAHAAAEAIAAKEMSGQAIEQKDGNQQ, from the coding sequence ATGCCACAGCAGACCGCCGTCGTCGTTCTCGCAGCCGGTGCCGGGACGCGAATGCGGTCGAAGACTCCTAAAGTACTGCATTCGCTGGCCGGTCGGAGCATGCTCGCGCACGCGCTGCATGCGGCGAACGAGATCGACCCCGCGTTCCTCATAACCGTGGTGGGACACGATAGGGAACAAGTCGGCGCCGCGGTCGCCGACGTCGCCACCGAACTCGGCCGCGAAATCATGACCGCGATCCAGGAAGAACAACTCGGCACCGGGCACGCGGTGCAGTGCGCGCTGGCCGCGGTTCCCGACGATTTCACCGGTGACCTGCTGGTCACCTCGGCCGATGTCCCGCTGCTGGACGGACACACCCTGTCCGCGCTACTGGACGAGCACCGCAGCTACGCCGACCGTTCGGCGGTCACGGTGCTGACCTTCGTTCCCGGGGACCCGAACGGCTACGGCCGCATCGTCCGCAATGCCGACCGCCAGGTCACCGAGATCGTCGAACATGCCGACGCCACCCCGGAGCAGTCGGCGATCACCGAGGTCAACTCGGGTGTCTACGCCTTCGACGCGGCGGTGCTGCGCACCATGATCGGACGCTTGTCCACCGCCAACGCCCAGCACGAGCTGTACCTGACCGACGTGCTGCGGCTGGCCCGCGAGGCCGGACATCCGGTGCACGGCGCGCGCCTGATCGACGCGGCCAAGGTCACCGGCGTCAACGACCGGGTGCAGATGTCGCAGGCGGCGCGCACCCTCAACCGCTACATCCTGGAGCGGCATATGCGCGCCGGGGTGACCATCATCGACCCCGCCAGCACCTGGGTCGATGCCAGTGTGCGGATCGCCAGGGACGCCGAGATCCGGCCGGGGGTGCAGTTGCTCGGCGGCACCGTCATCGGCGAGGACGCGGTGATCGGGCCGGATTCCACGCTCACCGATGTCGTCGTCGGCGACGGCGCACGTGTTGTTCGCACCCACGGTGATCAGGCCGTGATCGGTCCCGGCGCGAATATCGGCCCCTTCAGCTATCTGCGGCCGGGCACCATCGTCGGCGATTCCGGGAAGCTCGGCGCATTCGTCGAAACCAAGAACGCATCCATCGGCGCACACTCCAAGGTGCCGCACCTCACTTATGTCGGCGATGCCACCATCGGTGAGCACAGCAACATCGGCGCCTCGAGTGTTTTCGTCAATTACGACGGTGTGAAAAAGCATCACACCGTTGTCGGCTCACATGTGCGCACCGGCAGCGACACCATGTTCGTCGCACCGGTGACGGTGGGTGACGGCGCGTATACGGCGGCGGGTACTGTGCTGCGTAGAAGCGTTCCGCCGGGGGCACTCGCGGTTTCAGGCGGGCCACAAAAAAACATTGAGGGCTGGGTGCAGCGACACCGTCCAGGGACGGACGCGGCGCACGCGGCGGCGGAAGCCATCGCGGCCAAAGAGATGTCGGGTCAGGCAATCGAGCAAAAGGATGGCAATCAGCAGTGA
- a CDS encoding DUF2461 domain-containing protein, with product MSRFGGFPLAGLDFYEDLEADNSKAFWSAHKDVYETAVKAPMVALTAELEADFGTAKIFRPYRDVRFSKDKVPYKTAQGAVVSVAPGTGWYVQINAAGLFVGGGFYAGSPAQVAQLRSTIDDDVRGAELEAILAKLTKAGFTISGDKLKTKPKGYEADHPRIDLLRHKSLTCSKEFGAPAWLDKPRTAKEVRTAWETMRPFIDWLAAVVGGGPA from the coding sequence ATGAGTCGATTCGGTGGATTCCCGCTGGCGGGGCTGGACTTCTATGAGGATCTCGAGGCCGATAACTCGAAGGCCTTCTGGAGCGCGCACAAGGATGTGTACGAGACGGCGGTCAAGGCGCCGATGGTCGCGCTGACCGCGGAGTTGGAGGCCGACTTCGGCACCGCGAAGATCTTCCGGCCGTACCGGGATGTGCGTTTCTCCAAGGACAAGGTGCCCTATAAGACGGCACAGGGCGCGGTGGTCAGCGTCGCGCCGGGCACGGGCTGGTATGTGCAGATCAACGCGGCGGGACTGTTCGTGGGCGGCGGGTTCTACGCGGGCTCCCCCGCGCAGGTCGCCCAGCTGCGCAGCACCATCGATGACGATGTGCGCGGCGCGGAGCTGGAGGCGATTCTGGCGAAGCTCACCAAGGCGGGGTTCACGATCAGTGGGGACAAGCTGAAAACCAAACCGAAGGGCTACGAGGCGGATCACCCGCGCATCGATCTCCTGCGGCACAAATCGCTTACGTGCAGTAAGGAATTCGGTGCGCCGGCCTGGCTGGACAAACCGCGGACCGCGAAGGAGGTCCGCACCGCCTGGGAGACGATGCGGCCCTTCATCGACTGGCTGGCCGCGGTGGTCGGCGGCGGGCCCGCCTAG
- the egtD gene encoding L-histidine N(alpha)-methyltransferase produces MTAPTLEIHLSDDDLTSALRTDAGLGLTADPKWLPPKWFYDARGSELFEQITELPEYYPTRTERALLERVVGEIARTAQAEVLVELGSGSAAKTRLLLSALIAGGPLKTYVPQDVSSSALRAAADEIAAEFPTLAVHGVVSDFTDTLRNLPGGGRRMIAFLGGTIGNLVPDERAEFLSSIFEVLEPGEQLLLGAGLVIDPAVLVPAYDDAAGVTAEFNRNVLHVLNSRLDADFEPDKFAHVAKWDAEREWIEMRLEATEEMTVTVRDLDLTVHFARGEQMRTEISAKFRIDGLDAELAATGFKTEEVWTDPDNRFALVLAARG; encoded by the coding sequence ATGACCGCTCCGACGCTGGAGATCCACCTATCCGATGACGACCTCACCTCGGCGTTGCGGACGGATGCCGGGCTCGGTCTCACCGCGGATCCGAAGTGGTTGCCACCCAAGTGGTTCTACGACGCCCGCGGCAGTGAATTGTTCGAGCAGATCACCGAACTCCCCGAGTACTATCCGACCCGCACCGAACGCGCGCTGCTGGAGCGGGTCGTCGGCGAGATCGCCCGCACCGCACAGGCCGAGGTCCTGGTCGAACTCGGCTCGGGTTCGGCCGCCAAGACCAGGCTGCTGCTCTCCGCACTGATCGCGGGAGGACCGCTGAAAACCTATGTTCCGCAGGATGTCTCGTCCTCGGCGCTGCGGGCCGCCGCTGACGAGATCGCCGCCGAATTCCCGACACTCGCGGTGCACGGGGTGGTCAGCGATTTCACCGACACCCTGCGCAACCTGCCGGGTGGAGGCCGGCGCATGATCGCCTTCCTCGGCGGCACCATCGGCAACCTGGTCCCGGATGAGCGGGCCGAATTCCTGTCCAGCATTTTCGAAGTGCTGGAACCGGGCGAGCAATTGCTGCTCGGCGCCGGCTTGGTCATCGACCCGGCGGTGCTGGTCCCCGCCTATGACGACGCGGCCGGTGTCACCGCCGAGTTCAACCGAAATGTGTTGCACGTGTTGAACAGTCGGCTCGACGCCGATTTCGAACCGGACAAGTTCGCGCACGTCGCCAAATGGGATGCCGAGCGCGAGTGGATCGAAATGCGCTTGGAGGCTACCGAAGAGATGACCGTGACGGTTCGCGACCTGGATCTCACCGTGCACTTCGCGCGGGGCGAGCAGATGCGCACCGAGATCTCCGCCAAGTTCCGCATCGACGGGCTGGATGCCGAACTGGCCGCCACCGGTTTCAAGACCGAAGAGGTCTGGACCGATCCCGACAACCGCTTCGCCCTGGTACTGGCCGCGCGCGGCTAG
- a CDS encoding TetR/AcrR family transcriptional regulator, whose protein sequence is MARQARAEITRDSVLAGAADVFLRLGYANASLSEIIAQSNVTKGALYFHFGSKEELARAVVDQGNERLTSSCQGFFDPRVPALEACIGITYVVADLSMNDPMVGAMLKLTHQIGDYRGAQGDNIAKTWGDTYRLLSERAIAQGDLEADLHAEVIGLLLQEMTAGVHITAVGTDSIDQMATRMERAWYFLLPSLVPQEKLSYFREFAARRLRRYVP, encoded by the coding sequence ATGGCTAGGCAAGCGCGCGCGGAGATCACCCGCGATTCCGTTCTGGCGGGCGCTGCCGATGTCTTTCTGCGCTTGGGATATGCGAACGCGAGCCTGAGCGAGATCATCGCGCAGTCGAACGTGACCAAGGGCGCCTTGTACTTTCACTTCGGTTCGAAGGAAGAGCTAGCGCGCGCCGTGGTCGACCAGGGCAACGAGCGCCTGACCAGTTCGTGTCAGGGCTTCTTCGATCCCAGAGTACCCGCGCTCGAGGCGTGTATCGGGATCACCTATGTCGTCGCGGACCTATCCATGAACGATCCGATGGTCGGCGCGATGCTCAAGCTGACCCATCAGATCGGCGACTACCGCGGCGCCCAAGGCGATAATATCGCCAAGACCTGGGGCGATACCTACCGTCTGCTATCCGAGCGTGCCATCGCCCAAGGCGATCTCGAGGCCGACCTGCACGCCGAGGTGATCGGTCTGCTGCTGCAGGAGATGACCGCCGGCGTGCACATCACGGCGGTCGGCACCGATTCGATCGATCAGATGGCGACGCGCATGGAGCGGGCGTGGTACTTCCTGCTGCCCTCGCTCGTGCCGCAGGAGAAGCTGTCCTACTTCCGCGAATTCGCGGCCCGGCGGTTGCGGCGATACGTGCCGTAA